The sequence GGCAAAATGGCAACTCAGTCAGAAATTAAGTTTCTATGAAGCAGCTATATTTTTGGCCCCTTTCAGTTTATGGACTGACCTTCATATGTTACACACCAAGTACTGACAACCCACTATGCACAGGGCATCCTCCTATGCTAGGCTGAGGTGCAGAATATAAGTCAATCAAGCCATGGTTAGCCAAGGCATATATAGTCTGGTGAGAGCAAACATGAATAAACTGTATCTACCGGTGACTACACACCACCTATGTGTACACCTTGTATGACATTCTTTTTGCAAATGGATCGAATTTAATGGACTCTTCCTCACAAAAGGCCTTGGCTAAGGATACATGCTAGTAATTGCTGGGGCTTGGATGTGAACTAAGGTGTGTCTAACTCCAATCCATTTTCATTCCTCTCCCAAGGAGAGGCCAAtctgaatgctatttttttttttttttttttttttttttttttttttttagggctgcacccatggtatatggaggttcccaggttaggggtcaaatcagagctgcagctgccagccacagccacaccagatccgagcctcatctgtaacctacacctcagctcatggcaacgctggatctgaacccactgagtgaggccagggattggacctgcatcctcacggacactaggtcaggttcttaacctgcagagctgaaatgggaactcccaagtgctaTCCTTTGATAACTCAATGCCCACTGGAAATAGACTTTGGCTTATATTTTCTAAGAGATGGGATGAGACTTAAGTCAGGCCAGCCTTCTTTATCTTGATGTACACTGGCAGATGACTAGCCAGAAGCCTGAGGTTGGACAGAAGTCAGCCAAACTGGCTCCCATGATCAAGAGAACTGTGGCCTTGATTGACTCTGTCAAGGTCTTTCAACCGGTCTTTCAAACAGCTGCTTTCTATTATCAATCACATCATCTATATGTGCAGCAAAGAAATAACAGCTCAGTTGTGGTGGGTGGAGGGTAGGTGGGGGAATCCCAACTTTTCTATCTCTGTGCAGAAGGCAGAATCTGGTTATAAGcaaaagggaaatttttcttATAAGGAAAAATCCCACAGAGCTGTTCTGCTTTGAGATACTGGCACTCAACTCGGGGCCTacgaaattattttaaattcttgtgTGAAGCTTCCtagaaacaataaaaggaaaataagttgaCTTTGGCAATGAAATGCTAATGGCTTTTCCTTATGTATTAATCCTCTGAACAAATGGTGACAATGAAAGGAGGCATATAAATGCTGTGAAAGCcatgatttatatattttctgttgcTGCTTCTGCTATTTGATTCTGGGCAGATGACTAAACCAAATCTCAAATCCCAAAGAGAAGCATACAGAGccaaagagagaaatagaaaacatggaGAAATTTAAATCACAAGGAGCTAATGTCTCTTCCTTGGGGTCCTCTTCTGAAGAATAAATCTCTCCCTATTTGGGATTATATAACCACTGaactttcattttctcatgtaCAAACTGATCTTCAGAGGTGAGGACCCTGAAACATCATTTGGTCCAATGTCTCCTTTTGTAAAGAGGAACGTCTGAGATTATGAGACATTAAGTGACTTGTACAATGGCATATGTTCACTGGAATAAACACTATTAAGATTTTAATTAAGTGGGAAGGGTACTGACCTCAGAAGGAGAAGACCTGGACTCTATGCCCATTCAGCCATATATGAGTTTATAAAATGAACATCTCTGCCCTCTTTGAAAGGGCTATAATTCTGTGAACATGAGGATCatgttagtttttgcttttaaaaacttaGTAGCTTTCTTTGCAGTTACGATGAAGGGACAATGCATACAGTGTTTATGAGCATGGGCCTTAGAGCCAGACTTACTCCCTTGCAATCCCAGTTCTCACAGGTTACCTTTCTGCCTCTTCAGCAAAATGGAAACTGTAAAAGCACCCGCCACATGCCGCCCTTAGAATGATTAAACAAGATAACACGTTTCAAGAAGTCAGCACACTGCATGGCACGACAGCAAGTGCTCAGTTAGCACATGCTGCCATGATATGATCATAAAGCAACCATAAAgatgatcataaagatgatcaaagagTTGACATCTTTGTGTGCATTAAAGGAAGGCATCCCTTGCTCTGGGCTGATGCAGCCCAAATGCTAAGGTCCCCATGAAGGTTGGATCTCATTCTCCATGGTTATGTCTGGCTCTAAAGAAATCATTTCCCCAAATCCTTTGCATGTAGTCAATGACATGTGTTTGTTATAATGTAGGCCTTCTAGAAAATGCTTCCAAGGGGCCCTACTTAGACGGCAGGAaaaattttgctcttcttttccttctttctgcctaGAATGCAGAAGGAATGGATGGGGTGACAGCAGCCTATTGATTATGAGGGAAGGGCTAAAAGACTTTCAGAAATTCAGTTCTTCAGCCAATAATTCAAGGCCAGCAACCACTAACCTATGGACTTTGCTTcatgaggaaaacaaaatcacttacatttttaaatctactattatcaaaataaaattcctaaCCAAAATACCCTCCAGAATCCACTTCTCTTTTCTGATCAAATATTTGTAGACCTCGGACTTCTTGTGTGGCTCACAAAATATTTGTAGAACTGCCTGGTCAGCCACTTATTTCTGGCCACTTAGGGGTCCTAAGTTAGATCCTCATTGTCTatcacttagattttttttttttaacaaaaatgtaaaaaaactgCCCTCAAAGTCCTTGCTATTCCAAGTGTGGTCTGTTTACCAGAGGCACAAAGGTCAcctaggaacttgttagaaaggcaACATTTTCAGCCCCATCCAGAAATAGTGAATTAGGATCCCCAGTGATTTCTGTGCACACTAAAGTCTAAGGCTCTGCACTAGACTTCCAAACTCTGCTGTCATTCCTCTTAAACACTACAGCCAAAATCATCCTCCTGAAGCACATGAGTAGTTTTCTAATAGCATCACTTTCCTCAAAAACCTCTAAGGTCTCCGTACTGCCTACAAACTAAAGTTTAGACTCCTTATCCTGAAAAGATTTTCTATGGTCTTGTGTTGTCCTGAAAGTGCCCAACGAAGTGACTGCCACACACATACAAGGCAGGCAATAAATACTATTCTgcataaaagaaagcaaaaagtgaGTGTACCCAAGAAAGAACATATTTCTTAATTCTGGCTTTcccatgccaggcactgaggatacAGTGGTATGAAAAACCAGACACTGTCCCTTGCCTTCATGGAGGTTAGAGACCGACTGGAAGGACAagatcttaaaaagaaataaaactatgtaGTGATAAATTTTAAGTGCTAAGAAGGAAATgaatggggagtttctgttgtggctcagtgggttacaaacctgactggcatccatgaagatgccagttccatccctggccttgctcagtgggttaaggatcccacattgctctggctgtggaacaggacggcagctgcagttctgatgagacccctagcctgggaattttcatatgccatgggtgaagcccgaaagaaggaaagaaagaaaaggaaatgaatggaCAATGACACGGTAAGCTAGACTGGTCAGAATGGCCCAGAGTTTGGGGAGCCATTTGAGGGGCTATTCCAGGTAGAGGAACAGCCGGCACAATGCCTTGAATGTGGCCTGTCTAAGGATCAGAACCAGAGCTGCCCTTTTAGGCTTACTCCAAATTCCGGGAGGAAGGTGGTATGGGCTTCACCTTCCAAATCACTTAAGAGAGCATGAGGGCTTTCTTTTCCCTGACAGATGTCTTCACTGGCACCACGAATGAGACAGAGAGCAGGGTATGCTTCAGAGTCCTGTGAATCCAACCCTGGAAATCAGACGCAGTGAAACTGGAATCTCAACTCTGCCGCTTACCAGCTCTCAACTCCCTGGACGCCCAAAGCCTCTTCTTCCTCAAATAAGAAGTGGGTTTAAGAACAGAACCAACTTTGCGGTTATTGTGAACGTTAAGGGAGATGATGCTGGTAAAGCTCCCCAGAGCACTGCCACCCACATCGACGCTGACCTGAATATTAGAGGTTACAAGATTGTGGTGACGATGATGATGGTGACAGTTAACTATTGTTAGCTGCGGGCAGAGGGCTTATCCCGGATACTCCAGTTCTCCTCCCCCCATCTCgtctcccacccccaggccttcAGGCCCCGCCACCCCCGACAACCTCCCACCGCGCGCGAGGCTACAGTGACCCCAGGGCGGGCGCCGGGCGCCGCCGCCGGACCCCGGTTACCTGGGGCCAAACGCGACCTGTCGCCACCTCGCGTCctgggccctgcctccctcccggCTGCCTCCCGGCCCGCAGCTGCGGCGGCGGCGCCCccagcccggcccggcccgggcGGCGCGGGATTCCTCGGCGGGGCTGGCGGCGGCGGCCACGCGGCGCGCTCCggcggaggggagggggctccgcggcggcggcggcggcggcggcggcggcggcggtggctgCAGCAGCGGCAGCGGCGGGCCCGGCGgggggcagagcccagaggcgcggcggcagcggcggcggcagcggaggaggaagaggaggaggatgcagGGAGCTGCGGGCGGCGGCGCGGCCCGGTCCGCAGTGAAGCCCGCGGCGCCCGAGGCGCAGGGAGTGGCCGTCGCCTCCCGCGTGCACCATTCCTGAGATGGCGGCGGCGCGGCGGCAGCTCGGGGAGCCGAGGAGGGGCCAGCCGGGCGCGGGCTGAGCCCCGCCGGCCCGGGATCTCGCCTGGGACCCGCGTGGTTGGTGGAGCCCCGGCGGGGAGCCAGGCCTGCGGAGCGGCGAGGCCAAGGGCGGCCCCGGAGCGGAGCGCAGCCGGGCCCGGGGAGGCCGCGATGGCGAACGCGAGCGAGccgggcagcggcggcggcgaggCGGCCGCCCTGGGCCTCAAGCTGGCCACGCTCAGCCTGCTGCTGTGCGTGAGCCTGGCGGGCAACGTGCTCTTTGCGCTACTCATCGTTCGGGAGCGCAGCCTGCACCGCGCCCCATACTACCTGCTGCTCGACCTGTGCCTGGCCGACGGGCTGCGCGCACTCGCCTGCCTCCCGGCCGTCATGCTGGCGGCGCGGCGGGCCGCGGCCGCCGCGGGGGCGCCGCCGGGCGCGCTCGGCTGCAAGCTGCTCGCCTTCCTGGCCGCGCTCTTCTGCTTCCACGCCGCCTTCTTGCTGCTCGGCGTGGGCGTCACCCGCTACCTGGCCATCGCTCACCACCGCTTCTACGCCGAGCGCCTGGCCGGCTGGCCGTGCGCCGCCATGCTGGTGTGCGCCGCCTGGGCGCTGGCACTGGCCGCGGCCTTCCCGCCGGTGCtggacggcggcggcggcggcgaggacGAGGACGCGCCGTGCGCCCTGGAGCAGCGGCCCGACGGCGCCCCCGGCGCGCTcggcttcctgctgctgctggccgTGGTGGTGGGCGCCACGCACCTCGTCTACCTCCGTCTGCTCTTTTTCATCCACGACCGCCGCAAGATGCGGCCCGCGCGCCTCGTGCCGGCCGTCAGCCATGACTGGACCTTCCACGGCCCCGGCGCCACAGGCCAGGCGGCCGCCAACTGGACGGCTGGCTTCGGCCGCGGGCCCACGCCGCCCGCGCTCGTGGGCATCCGGCCTGCCGGGCCCGGCCGCGGCGCACGCCGCCTCCTCGTGCTCGAGGAGTTCAAGACGGAGAAGAGGCTGTGCAAGATGTTCTACGCCGTCACTCTGCTCTTCCTGCTCCTCTGGGGGCCCTATGTCGTGGCCAGTTACCTGCGGGTCCTGGTGCGGCCCGGCGCTGTCCCCCAGGCCTACCTGACGGCCTCCGTGTGGCTGACCTTTGCACAGGCCGGCATCAACCCCGTCGTGTGCTTCCTCTTCAACAGGGAGCTCAGGGACTGCTTCCGGGCCCAGTTCCCTTGCTGCCAGAGTCCCCAGGCCACCCAGGCCACCCTCCCCTGCGACTTGAAAGGCATCGGTTTGTAAGGGGACCTCCTGCCACCTGCACCCCAACCCAGCCTTTCCCTTTGGCTTGGACAGTGACGTCGTTTTCTCCCCCCTTCTGCGCCCCGTTTAATTTTCTAAGCTGCCTTCAAAACGCCTTTGAGAAGTGGCTCGTCACTTACTTGGATTGTACAGACTCCTTGAGAGGGGGCGGTGGTTTCGAAGTTtcagccccaccccagctctcCACGTTCGTCctcctaaatatattttcattctgacAGTAGAGACCCTGGAGTCTTTGTACTGGTACTGATGTCTTTTATTCCATatgttactccttttttttttttttttttaattaaataaaggcTAAACTAAATTTCTTCATGCAACCTTTCCTAAAGGCCATGGCCAGTTTTCTACAGAAGCTATTTTTGACAACCTCAAGTGGCATTACCTTTTTGCAGTGAAGTAGAGGAAACCAGGGGGGCTTCACAAGTCTCATTTCTTGAGGGTCTTCTGTTGGaagcaggagaaggagggaaagttGTCTCAAGTTCCCTCTGAATTGCCGGCCTTGGGGTCGTGGGGACTGCTCTGGTTCTTTGAAGGCGTTGAGAACTTTTGTGCAGTATTGATTCTGAATTGAAAGCAGAAAATGGGAGTGAGTAGCAAGGCAGTGGTTTGTAGTTGGTAACAAGTAATGCAAGTCAGATGTTTCCTACCTTGCTTTATACCACTAGAAACAGCCCATCAGCAGACAATTGCTCTTTGTATTATACCAATCTTGAGTGGAAACATTTCTGTAAAATTGTAACTTTCAAAAGAGTAAAAAGTGTCTTGGTTAGTAATGGTGTTGGAGAACATACAGTATTGCATGTTTTTGTGTGTACTGATTGTGGTTCGAAGATTGGGAGGGCTCTGAGACAAGCGGAGTACTAAATCAAAAgttatttaggtattttttttgccaataaaaagtaaaataatttggtGGAAACAGCTTGTGCTTTGAGGAGCCCAGTTTTATTCTGTTGTATGAAGCTAATTTCCACTTTGACAATTGTTCTTCTTTTGTTCATGGTATAAATGGATGGAATATAATAATACTCTACTTTGAGACAAAGCATTTCCTTAAAATGTTTGTTAGGTTAAGCTGTGCTGTTCTACTGATGTTTAAGTTAATAAtgagaattataattttaaatgatgtttcttTGTTAGACACAGTGTCATCTTAAATTGAAAGACTAAATTCTGCAAGTACTGTATAATATTTTTTGGCTTATAATGctacatttttattaatgtatctTCCGTTTTGAGGATTTATATCTGTATTTCTCTttgcattatataaatataccagTATTTTCATTCTGGAGtggctttttgttgctgttgttgtttgagGCCATGACAGGTAGTAATATACATCTAAGTAAGATACTGATGTTCTGTTATCCTTTTAGTGCATGCTGTCTACGTGGCCATCAGAATTTCAAGAAACTTGGAAGCTTGGTAACCTAAAACAGTATAAAAATCTGCAActcttatctttaaaaagaagaagcagtAGATATATATACTGCCTTAAAACTGTTTTCTATAAACATAAAATGAGTTCAAGCAAAGCAATCATtctgataaaataattaaaaatgagtgCAGTAAATATATTGACATTTATTTCAGTTGAGCATAATCTAAACTATTAAATATTCAGTCCAAGATGGGTAAGTCATAGTAAGAGGGTATGGCTCATTTATCTCAGGTGAATGGTCAGCATTATTTTGTCTGTAAAAGTCAATCGGTCTATGGAGACAGTCTCGCATTTGGAAAATATGAGTAAATATTAGCTAATTTCTCCCCAGGTCACAAGACCAGATGTTCATTATTCAGTGGCCACTCATCAAAAATCTCAGCTAACCTAAAGATGTAGAAGCCCAGGAAGTGTCTCTCCTCATCTACACCCCCCGACCCAAGTGGTCCAAGTTCAGAAAATAGAACTTGCTAATCCCGTGTGGTGTTAGAATTTTTAGTACCTCTCCTGGCATGGAAACCAAGCTGTCAAGGCTAACTCCTGTGTGACCCCAGCCTTAGGCAGTAGCTCAATCTCCAACTATATATAGCCTTAAGCTCATGGATATTTTTTTATAGGAGAATCCATAAGCCAGTGATTCTCGAATTCTAACGTTCATAATAATAACTGCCTTAAGTACCTGCAGAGATTATTATTAGAAGGGATCGAGCGacttccctggtggtacagcaggttaaagatcctgaattgtcactgctatagcacaggttcagcccctggcctggaaagtaCCCGCTTCAGgcataaccaaaaagaaaaagggaaattagaagGGGTCGCAGTGGGGCCCAGGAAAGAGCATTTTAACGAGATTCTCAGAAGTTGGAGGCATACCTCAAACCTATGTTTGAACATGATTTACTTAGACACCATGTGTACAAACTTGGTgatctggttttgttttgctttgttctcaCTGGATGGGGGATTTCTAAGGAGAAGTCAGTAATGAGAAATGACAGCCAACtgtaaagggaaaagaaagaagaacaagagagGCAGAGAAACTAACCATCCAAGGAAATACTGTTTAGGAACAAAAGTCCCCTCACACCTCAACAGCTATTTCCATCACTGAATTTTTTAACCTGAACTTTGATTGTTAATAAAAAATCATCAAGAAAAGTTTAGTTGTCTTTCAGAAAACTCATTGTACCAGGACAGGTACAATGTATTTGGGGAAGACCACcattaaaatcattcattttgGAGCTCcggctatggtgcagtgggtcaaggatccaactaCAGTTCAATCCCCTGCACGGTGCagtgccagtgggttaaggacctggcattgctgcagcttcatcatgggtcacagctgcagctaggatttcagtccctggctggacaacttccagatgccacaggtgtgtgtgtgggaaacccaattttatttatttgaaaaattaatttaacatAACCTCACCCCTGTCCTCCCCCAGTGAAATCAATGTGTTATGTATATActtgaagcaaaagaaaagaggttGCTTGTCTATAAATTTTTGTCTGCATGTCCTGCAGGtcaaaaatgagtatttttaggTCTTTTGATACCATATATGAAATCACTTTGCATAAGGACATATCTACTTAGGTTTCTACCTGaccatgttcatttttaaaaaaatgaaagatctcGAGTAAAATGAGGAAGCAAATAAACTGATAACCATAATGATAAATTATAACCTCCATTATCCACCATTCAAACTTGCCAAATCTTATCATTGTTGccatatttatttctacttttccttttctcccttctttcctcccgcttttctttctttcctgccttgctttcttattccttcttttcctcctttcctccatccctttatttccttcctttccttcccattttgttcctttctctctctctcttttaaagacATAAAACACGACACAATTATTTCTACAAACATTGGGCATCACCATCAGCCATCTACATTTTCAAATGCCCTGCCCCTAAGAGGTCACagggtcctgggtcctggggcCGAGTCTGGATGGATCATTGGGTTGGCAGCATTGGTTCTACCCTTTTATGACCCACAGGCTCAAGTACAGATTTCTGGTCTGCCGCAGAAGGACTTTCATGGTCCAGCCCCATCACTACCCTGGCCTCATCTTCTTCGTGTATTTCCATCTCTCCCTTCTCTGGTTACCTCTGAATAAGCACTCCCTGGAAAGCCCACCTcactcccctttctctccctggGAAGCTCTCATTAAATCCTCTGCTAAGGTAGGATTTACAATACTTAATAATTAGGATGGTACAAGCATAACTAACCTGTACGACCATACCTCTGGCTCTTGGCTGAACATCAGGTTTGTGCTGGACTCAGA is a genomic window of Sus scrofa isolate TJ Tabasco breed Duroc chromosome 13, Sscrofa11.1, whole genome shotgun sequence containing:
- the GPR27 gene encoding probable G-protein coupled receptor 27 produces the protein MANASEPGSGGGEAAALGLKLATLSLLLCVSLAGNVLFALLIVRERSLHRAPYYLLLDLCLADGLRALACLPAVMLAARRAAAAAGAPPGALGCKLLAFLAALFCFHAAFLLLGVGVTRYLAIAHHRFYAERLAGWPCAAMLVCAAWALALAAAFPPVLDGGGGGEDEDAPCALEQRPDGAPGALGFLLLLAVVVGATHLVYLRLLFFIHDRRKMRPARLVPAVSHDWTFHGPGATGQAAANWTAGFGRGPTPPALVGIRPAGPGRGARRLLVLEEFKTEKRLCKMFYAVTLLFLLLWGPYVVASYLRVLVRPGAVPQAYLTASVWLTFAQAGINPVVCFLFNRELRDCFRAQFPCCQSPQATQATLPCDLKGIGL